From the genome of Lysinibacter sp. HNR:
CGTGTGAACGGTATGGGCCGCGGCAATATCGTCGGGATGCTCGGTGGCGGGCTCTGTGGGGGCATATCCCGTGACGAGTCCTACACTCGCAGTTTTTGTATTCTTACGCACGGCGGCAACTCCGTGACCGTGCGCGAGGAGCATGTGGTGTAGGGCCTGTGCTCCCATGCGAGCGCTGCGGTGCCCGGGAGGAAACGTGCCCTCGCAGTAGCCCATCCATGACTCGTAATAGAGTTCGTTAACCGTCATCCAGAAGGGAACAGAGTCGCCAAACTCCCGGGTGAGGAGGTCTGCATAGTCGGCAAACCGCAGGGCAGTTTCTCGGGAGGACCAGCCGCCCGCAGCGCTAAATCGCTCGGGTAGGTCCATGTGATACATGGTGAGGGCCGGGGTGATGTTGCGTGTGTGTAGACCGTCTACGAGTCTTCGGTAGAAGTCGAGGCCCGTCTGATTGATTCGGTTGTTATCGGGGATTACTCGGGACCAGCTGACAGAAAATCGGTACGAACTTACACCAAGATCCGCCAGTAGGTCAAGATCCTGGTCGAGCCTGTGATAGTGGTCTGCGGCAATATCTCCGGTGTCTCCTCGATATCCCCGTGCCGCCAGGTAGGAGTCCCAGATGGAGGGGCTACGGCCGTCGGAGTGTGCGGCACCCTCAATCTGGTAGGCGGCGGTTGCCGCGCCCCATACAAACCCTTCTGGAAATGACAGTGTGCTCATGATGATTTCCTCTTAACGAAGCGGGGTTGAAGCCTGTGGCTGCGCGGGACGCTGTTTGCTCCCTGGATAAGGTCAATGAGGGTGCGAACGGAGGCCGCGCCGATCTCACCGAGGGGTTGCGCGAGTGTTGTGAGCGAGGGGTCTGTTGCTGTCGCAGCTACGTCATCGTCAAACCCCACCACTGACACGTCCCCGGGAACATCGAGGCCACCCTGGCGCAGGGAGCGTAGCGCGGAGAAGGAGATATAGTCGGCAAGGGCAAACACGCCGTCAAACCCTAGTCCCGTTTCGATTGCCCTGTTGATGGCGTGTGAGGTCTCTTGGGTGGGTGGGTAAGTTTCGTCGCTATACAGCACCATCGAGTTGAGACCGGCCGCTGCAAGGGTGTCACGGTATCCCGCGAGTCGCTCCTCAATAACCATTCCCTTCATACCGTGTGTTGGGGCGAGGGCGATAATCTTGGTGCGTCCTTGAGCGATGAGATGCTCTACAGCGGTTTTAGCGCCCGCATAGTTATCGTTGAGCCACACGTGAAATCCGGGATGTTCACGGGTGTCGTCGATCACGACCACCGGCTTCTTTGCTGCGCGTGTGCTCTCCTGCCAGCTATCATTCTCGGGTGTGACAATGACAAACCCGTCGACGGGAAGATCGTATACTCGCTCGAAGAGGTGTGTGAGCGGGCTGCTCGACGGAGGATTGTTTTTGCTGCTTGGTTCCACGGGGTTGAGGATCAGTGTGTAGCCCAGCTTGGCTGCCTCTGCGCTTGCTCCCTTAAGCAGGGGTTCCCACCACCCGATGATGCCGAGGGGTACAACAAAGCTGAGCGCTCGATTGTGTCCTGTTCGAAGAGCTCGTGCTACTGAGCTGACCGAATATCCCAGTTTCGTGGCTGTCTCCTGAACCGTGCGTTTTGTAGCTGGACTCACGTCGGGGTGGTTCCTGAGTGCCCTGCTCACGGTTGGTATCGATAACCCTGAGATTCGGGCGATGTCTGCCATAGTGGGCCGAGTACTACCCGTCTTGTTATTGAGCAACTATGCTCCTTTGCAATCGTTATCGCAATCGTTATCAGAATATCGTCAACAGTAGCTTTAGGTGTTGTCTTTGTCAACCGGAGAGTTCTAATTGGAGCCCATGCGTGTGGTTCCGGTTGGCGTGTTGCCGCGGGGAGGGGTCGATGCGGTAAAAAACTGCTTGACAATATCTTGCTATTAGGGGTAATGTGAGGCACATCGATATCTAGTAAGTAACATACTAAATAATCAGACAGCTGTGATGTAGCTCGATACAGAATGTGGGACTGAGCGTGAGCGATAGCGATAGCAACGATGTGACACACCGCAAGACCGGTGGGCGCTCTGTGCTTGAGCGGGCGCTATCGTCACAGAGCCGAAGCTTAACAGCTAACGACCACAGGGTTCTTAACGCGCTTATCAACAACGGGCCAATGGATCGTCCCGCGCTCGCGGCAGACGTGGGTATTTCTCGCCCGGCCATGCTTGACCTGGTTAAGCGATTAGTGTCAGAGGGGCTGATCCGCTCGGTCGGAGAATCCGAAACTGTCAGGCCTGGACCCAACTCTGTTCTTTACGCCGTCCGCCACGATTTGGCGATAACCGCGGGCATTGAGCTGCACCCTAGCTCCGCAGAGGCTCTTATCGCCTACTTTGACGGCACTGTTATTGGCCAGGCCTCAATTCGTGATGAGGGTTATAAAGAACCCGTTGAGCTTATTCGGCGGGTTCTTGAACTAGCCCTTGTTGATACACAACGTAGTATCGCGGACCTTTCGAGTGTTGTTATTGCGACCCCCGGCGTGGTGAGTCCCCATGGTGACATGAGCTTTGTGTGGGGGCAACCCGCGTGGAAAGAAGGACAGCTCGAGCGAATCGAGACGGCTCTTGGAGTGCCCATTCGTCTCGAAAACGATCTTAACCTGGCTGCCGTTGCGGAACATCGGCTCGGCGTAGCCCAGCAGATAGTGAACTTTGCCGTTATCAACTGTGGGGAGGGCATGGGGGCTTCCCTGATGCTCGGTTCAGAGCTTGTACGGGGTCTCAACGGAGCAGCGGGCGAGATCGGATATTTGCCCTCAATGGTAAGCCCTTTTACTGCCGCAGAAATTCCGCACGATAGCAAGACGGTTTCTCCGGACAAGGCCGC
Proteins encoded in this window:
- a CDS encoding family 1 glycosylhydrolase; translation: MSTLSFPEGFVWGAATAAYQIEGAAHSDGRSPSIWDSYLAARGYRGDTGDIAADHYHRLDQDLDLLADLGVSSYRFSVSWSRVIPDNNRINQTGLDFYRRLVDGLHTRNITPALTMYHMDLPERFSAAGGWSSRETALRFADYADLLTREFGDSVPFWMTVNELYYESWMGYCEGTFPPGHRSARMGAQALHHMLLAHGHGVAAVRKNTKTASVGLVTGYAPTEPATEHPDDIAAAHTVHTHANGSVLSPVLRGTYPNEYAHHPSRYEALNEVILPGDLATIGTPVDFIGINYYFKRHIASLSRINNTDLVRQVDPPGEWLRLRHLQDIGATEVRPKSETRTMAGWTPDASGLTDSLLQITREYGEINLFVTENGLPLPDYVNPNGKINDIERVIFIREHLVAVHEAIREGAQVKGYFAWSLMDNLEWTAGFGHRFGLIFVDFATQKRIPKTSFSWYRQVSTSNNLN
- a CDS encoding LacI family DNA-binding transcriptional regulator, whose product is MLNNKTGSTRPTMADIARISGLSIPTVSRALRNHPDVSPATKRTVQETATKLGYSVSSVARALRTGHNRALSFVVPLGIIGWWEPLLKGASAEAAKLGYTLILNPVEPSSKNNPPSSSPLTHLFERVYDLPVDGFVIVTPENDSWQESTRAAKKPVVVIDDTREHPGFHVWLNDNYAGAKTAVEHLIAQGRTKIIALAPTHGMKGMVIEERLAGYRDTLAAAGLNSMVLYSDETYPPTQETSHAINRAIETGLGFDGVFALADYISFSALRSLRQGGLDVPGDVSVVGFDDDVAATATDPSLTTLAQPLGEIGAASVRTLIDLIQGANSVPRSHRLQPRFVKRKSS
- a CDS encoding ROK family transcriptional regulator; the protein is MSDSDSNDVTHRKTGGRSVLERALSSQSRSLTANDHRVLNALINNGPMDRPALAADVGISRPAMLDLVKRLVSEGLIRSVGESETVRPGPNSVLYAVRHDLAITAGIELHPSSAEALIAYFDGTVIGQASIRDEGYKEPVELIRRVLELALVDTQRSIADLSSVVIATPGVVSPHGDMSFVWGQPAWKEGQLERIETALGVPIRLENDLNLAAVAEHRLGVAQQIVNFAVINCGEGMGASLMLGSELVRGLNGAAGEIGYLPSMVSPFTAAEIPHDSKTVSPDKAAGCPQNSSYSEDFQSFAGISTLTMLLHEMGVPHADPVEFLATEQNSPVYEKFAQEVARRIAVGITAVCAVVDPGFIVLTGVIARAGGDSLLRLLRSHMAKNLPFPPEIVLSELRERAVVNGALITALDTVRAEIFGVDQKSPLQKRRSYHLGA